The following proteins are co-located in the Cutaneotrichosporon cavernicola HIS019 DNA, chromosome: 3 genome:
- a CDS encoding uncharacterized protein (Gamma-glutamyl cyclotransferase, AIG2-like): MKKYWPESNYINLNHGSLGFTPVCVIEAKMKMLWQMNARPDPWDRRHTLPMLSAVREEVAPLLGTVGDNVLIMKNARQAINTILYNLKYEPGDIIVMYSTTFSSISQMIKCVCDRNEGVRVEIIDVTFPCDHSEIVEATEAVLRKYNKPTGVTRGGDKSTVSHGVVDKERVRLVVMDGISCVPGVISPWEDITRSCHKYGALSLVDGAHLIGQQSVDVKKADPDFFVSNMHKWLYAHLSNSITYIAPRNQILIRTSFPTGNYYESEKYPRPGRPWLFAEQFNFNGTIDLSSYLTIPVALKFRRDIGGEERIIAYSRSIALVGGKRLAKRWSTSILENGRGELTACMVNVELPIAVPRDTEEQMMMQLWMEDMLMEADIFATMYVHNGKWYTRISGQVWVELSDFDLLGDAYDELAEAVLRGEHLHKRPPLTMLDY; the protein is encoded by the exons ATGAAGAAATACTGGCCCGAGAGCAACT ACATCAACTTGAACCACG GCTCACTCGGCTTCACGCCCGTCTGCGTCATCGAAGCAAAGATGAAAATGTTGTGGCAGATGAACGCCCGCCCCGACCCCTGGGATCGGCGACACACCTTGCCGATGCTCAGTGCAGTACGCGAAGAGGTCGCACCCCTGCTGGGCACAGTGGGTGACAACGTCTTAATCATGAAGAATGCCAGGCAAGCCATCAATACGATCCTATACAACCTAAAATACGAGCCAGGGGACATCATTGTCATGTACTCGACGACgttctcctccatctcgcagATGATAAAGTGCGTGTGCGACAGGAATGAAGGCGTTCGCGTCGAGATCATTGACGTCACTTTCCCCTGCGATCACTCGGAGATTGTCGAGGCTACCGAAGCAGTGCTCCGCAAGTACAACAAGCCGACTGGTGTCACTCGCGGTGGAGACAAGTCCACAGTCTCGCATGGTGTGGTGGACAAGGAGCgcgtgcgcctcgtcgtcatggACGGAATCTCTTGCGTTCCCGGCGTCATCAGTCCTTGGGAGGACATTACCCGCTCCTGCCACAAGTACGGAGCGCTGTCACTCGTTGATGGTGCCCACCTAATCGGGCAGCAATccgtcgacgtcaagaaGGCTGACCCCGACTTCTTCGTCTCCAACATGCACAAGTGGCTGTACGC CCACCTCTCTAACTCAATCACATACATCGCCCCGCGGAACCAGATCCTCATCCGCACCTCGTTCCCAACAGGCAACTATTACGAGTCGGAAAAGTATCCGAGGCCAGGTCGACCATGGCTGTTCGCCGAACAGTTCAACTTTAACGGCACCATTGACTTGTCGTCCTATCTCACTATACCTGTAGCGCTCAAGTTCCGCCGCGACAttggtggcgaggagcgtATCATTGCGTACAGCCGCTCGATAGCTCTTGT cggcggcaagcGCCTTGCGAAACGCTGGTCGACATCGATTCTGGAGAAcgggcgcggcgagctTACAGCTTGCATG gtcAACGTCGAGCTGCCGATCGCAGTGCCGAGAGACACCGAGGAGCAAATGATGATGCAGTTATGGATGGAGGACATGCTGATGGAAGCCGACATTTTTGCAACGATG TATGTGCACAACGGCAAGTGGTACACCCGTATCTCGGGCCAGGTGTGGGTAGAGTTGTCAGACTTCGACCTCCTGGGAGACGCGTACGACGAGCTTGCAGAGGCCGTGCTCCGCGGCGAGCACCTCCACAAGCGGCCACCTCTGACGATGCTCGACTACTGA
- the SSN3 gene encoding uncharacterized protein (Protein kinase domain), with product MMASSRPQGAMADPMHAYRAKRDRERRTVLKAYKILGFISSGTYGRVYKAVLLAPPKPNGKSALPSSARAALGVAKSPSPFISDDPLNNPELCMRPGDLPAKEGDVFAIKKFKPDKEGDQQTYAGISQSGAREIMLNRELHHRNLVALREVILEDKAIYMVFEYAEHDFLQIIHHHSQTLRTAIPPTTLRRLLHQLLAGLHFLHSQFVMHRDLKPANILVTNTGVVKIGDLGLARLWHKPLAQGGLYGGDKVVVTIWYRAPELILGSKHYTAAVDLWAVGCIYAELLSLRPIFKGEEAKLDSKKTLPFQRDQMAKICDVLGAVKPEHWPGVVNMPEWKTYLAQGPYPTASPLPTWYANRAGSSNGYDLLTKLFEWDPAKRITARESLAHPWFQEEGGCNFDSVFEGANVNYPHRRVTHEDNGDPKMGSLPPSLAGGRLPSSSNFRPATGSLPAAKRTRLAR from the exons ATGatggcctcctcgcggccccAAGGCGCCATGGCCGACCCCATGCACGCTTACCGCGCCAAGCGGGACCGCGAGCGGCGCAC TGTGCTCAAGGCCTACAAGATTCTGGGCTTCATCTCTTCCG GAACGTACGGGCGCGTGTATAAGGCGGTGCTCCTCGCACCACCGAAGCCCAACGGCAAGAGCGCCTTGCCCAGCTCTGCCCgtgccgccctcggcgtggCCAAGTCCCCATCACCGTTCATCTCCGACGACCCTTTAAATAACCCCGAACTTTGTATGCGCCCAGGTGACCTTCCTGCAAAGGAGGGTGACGTCTTCGCTATCAAGAAGTTCAAGCccgacaaggagggcgatCAACAGACGTACGCGGGCATCTCGCAGAGTGGCGCTCGCGAGATCATG ctAAACCGCGAGCTGCACCACCGCAACCTTGTCGCACTACGAGAGGTCATTCTGGAAGACAAGGCGATCTACATGGTGTTCGAGTACGCGGAACATGACTTCTTA CAAATCATTCACCATCACTCGCAGACGTTGCGCACGGCGATTCCCCCAACGacgctgcgccgcctgtTGCACCAGCTGCTGGCAGGGTTACACTTCCTCCATTCCCAGTTCGTCATGCATCGCGACCTCAAGCCGGccaacatcctcgtcaCAAATACTGGCGTCGTGAAGATTGGTGATCTGGGTCTGGCGCGGCTCTGGCACAAGCCACTAGCGCAAGGCGGACTGTACGGGGGCGACAAGGTCGTTGTGACCATCTGGTATCGTGCTCCTGAGCTCATCCTGGGCTCAAAGCACTACACGGCCGCTGTTG ACCTCTGGGCTGTCGGTTGCATCTACGCCGAGCTGTTATCGCTCAGGCCCATTttcaagggcgaggaggcgaaGCTCGACAGCAAGAAGACCTTACCTTTTCAGCGTGACCAAATGGCCAAGATCTGTGACGTCCTGGGCGCTGTGAAGC CGGAGCACTGGCCAGGTGTTGTCAACATGCCGGAATGGAAGACATACTTGGCTCAAGGACCTTATCCTACCGCCTCGCCCTTACCGACATGGTACGCGAACCGAGCTGGCTCGAGCAACGGCTACGACCTTCTTACGAAGCTGTTCGAGTGGGACCCAGCGAAGCGCATTACGGCGCGAGAGTCGCTTGCCCACCCATGGTtccaggaggagggtggttGCAACTTCGACAGCGTCTTCGAAGGTGCCAACGTCAATTACCCGCATCGTCGTGTCACGCACGAGGACAATGGTGACCCCAAGATGGGCTC actTCCACCGTCACTGGCTGGAGGCCGCCTGCCAAGTAGTAGCAACTTCCGGCCCGCCACTGGATCTCTCCCTGCGGCCAAGCGCACGCGTCTTGCACGATAA
- the NdufS4 gene encoding uncharacterized protein (ETC complex I subunit conserved region) → MSLRAFRPFSTSVRALQLIPQTYPADVVAGKAPGPPTIRQTPTEVVVATVSDAPTELQSRQVRIFKPTKNTMQSAKGKTKVWRIDWDVLQGSGRWTNPLMGWQSSADYMQSTSLAFRTREDAVRFAERQGWDYYISEPKKARIPPKSYADNYNHVAGPLRICHTK, encoded by the exons ATGTCCCTCCGCGCCTTCCGCCCATTCTCGACCAGCGTGCGTGCGCTGCAGCTCATCCCGCAGACGTACCCTGCCGACGTGGTCGCCGGCAAGGCTCCGGGTCCCCCCACCATCCGCCAGACGCCCACCgaagtcgtcgtcgcgacCGTGTCCGATGCGCCCACCGAGCTCCAGAGCCGCCAGGTGCGCATCTTCAAGCCGACGAAGAACACGATGCAGTcggccaagggcaagaccAAGGTGTGGCGCATCGACTGGGACGTCCTCCAGGGCTCGGGCCGCTGGACCAACCCGCTCATGGGGTGGCAGTCGTCGGCCGACTACATGCAGAGCACCTCGCTCGCCTTCCGCacgcgcgaggacgccgtCCGCTTC gccgagcgccAAGGGTGGGACTACTACATCTCGGAGCCCAAGAAGGCCCGGATCCCCCCCAAGAGCTACGCCGACAACTACAACCACGTTGCTGGTCCTCTCCGCATCTGCCACACGAAGTAA